One Candidatus Methylomirabilis sp. genomic window carries:
- a CDS encoding SDR family oxidoreductase encodes MVTGGAGFIGSHLAEALVRSGHRVRILDNFATGARANLAAVAGAVELLEGDLRDPAIVERAVRGVEVIFHQAALASVARSLEDPATTHAVNTTGTLSLLLAARGAGVRRVVYASSSSVYGDSPTLPKREEMPTQPKSPYAISKLAGEQYCQVFAAALGLETVSLRYFNIFGPRQDPASPYAAVIPKFLAAMRRGERPVIFGDGKQSRDFTYVENAVRANLLAAAAPGASGEVINVACGARITLLELVDHLNRLLGTHLTPSFAPPRTGDVLHSQADLARAAALLGYRPTVDFTEGLARTAAAEASHG; translated from the coding sequence TTGGTCACGGGCGGGGCCGGGTTCATCGGCTCGCACCTTGCAGAAGCCCTCGTCCGGTCCGGGCACCGGGTCCGGATTCTGGACAATTTCGCCACCGGGGCGCGGGCGAACCTCGCGGCCGTGGCGGGAGCGGTCGAGCTCCTGGAGGGGGACCTCCGGGACCCGGCCATCGTGGAGCGGGCGGTCCGGGGCGTGGAGGTGATCTTCCACCAGGCGGCCCTCGCCTCGGTGGCCCGCTCCCTGGAGGATCCTGCCACGACCCACGCCGTCAACACCACCGGCACCCTGAGCCTCCTCCTGGCTGCCCGGGGGGCGGGCGTCCGGCGGGTCGTGTACGCTTCCTCCTCCTCGGTCTACGGCGACAGCCCTACCCTCCCGAAGCGGGAGGAGATGCCGACCCAGCCCAAATCCCCTTACGCCATCTCGAAGCTGGCGGGGGAGCAGTACTGCCAGGTCTTCGCCGCGGCGTTGGGTCTGGAGACGGTGAGCCTGCGCTACTTCAACATCTTCGGGCCGCGGCAGGACCCCGCCTCCCCCTACGCCGCCGTCATCCCGAAGTTCCTGGCGGCGATGCGGCGGGGGGAGCGGCCGGTCATCTTCGGCGATGGGAAGCAGTCGCGCGATTTCACCTACGTGGAGAACGCGGTGCGGGCGAACCTCCTCGCGGCAGCAGCGCCGGGAGCCTCCGGCGAGGTCATCAACGTGGCCTGCGGCGCCCGGATCACCCTCCTGGAGCTCGTCGACCACCTCAACCGGCTCCTGGGGACGCATCTCACGCCTTCCTTCGCCCCTCCGCGAACAGGGGATGTTCTGCATTCGCAGGCCGACCTGGCCCGCGCCGCGGCCCTCCTGGGCTACCGCCCCACGGTCGACTTCACGGAGGGGCTGGCGCGGACGGCCGCGGCGGAGGCAAGCCATGGGTGA
- the asnB gene encoding asparagine synthase (glutamine-hydrolyzing): MCGICGRLNFDSERPVGAPLLRRMTNALSHRGPDGDGIFINGPVGLGHRRLKIIDLTENGRQPMPNEDGTIWITFNGEVYNFPDLRERLIRRGHRFRSKTDTETVLHLYEEEGPACVRALRGMFSFAIWDARTQTLFLARDRAGKKPLYYQIDRGGLRFASEIKAILMDPEVEATPDFEGIHHYLSFGYVPHPATAFRGIRALPPAHVATIRDGRLTVERYWRLQYGVKHPGSERDLAQELVHHLEDAVKVRMISDVPLGAFLSGGIDSSAVVAMMSRHAAEPVRTFSIGFDTAEYDERHYARLVAERFGTRHEEFVVRPDAAGILPMLVWHYDQPFADSSAIPTYYVAQITRQHVTVALNGDGGDEGFGGYERYVAQQLAGRLDWLPGTARRGLQAAVGLVPRGGRRGSLRARGRRFLEGLLQPPDRRYSRWVFHFTADRKAELYHPDFAAAVPPMESEELLIRAFRTSDGADLLDAVMDVDTRTYLPDDLLVKVDVASMMNGLEARSPFLDHALLEFAARIPSHLKLRGREKKVLLRTALRGILPDAILERPKMGFGVPIDRWLREDLRSLAYDTLLGRRATDRVYFRPEVVRSYLDEHVAGRASWHYLLWNLLMLELWHRTFIDGDGRLAQERRDGAAAVKG; encoded by the coding sequence ATGTGCGGGATCTGCGGGCGACTCAACTTCGACTCCGAACGTCCGGTGGGTGCGCCCCTCTTGCGCCGGATGACGAATGCCCTCTCCCACCGGGGTCCGGACGGGGATGGAATCTTCATCAACGGGCCAGTCGGCCTCGGCCACCGCCGGCTCAAGATTATTGACCTGACCGAGAATGGGCGCCAGCCCATGCCCAACGAGGATGGGACCATCTGGATCACCTTCAACGGCGAGGTCTACAACTTCCCCGATCTGCGCGAAAGGCTGATCCGGCGGGGGCACCGCTTCCGATCCAAGACCGACACCGAGACCGTCCTGCACCTGTACGAGGAAGAGGGGCCGGCGTGCGTCCGTGCGCTGCGAGGGATGTTCTCCTTCGCCATCTGGGACGCCCGGACCCAGACGCTGTTCCTGGCGCGGGACCGGGCCGGCAAGAAGCCGCTGTACTACCAGATCGACCGCGGGGGCCTACGGTTCGCCTCGGAGATCAAGGCGATCCTGATGGATCCGGAGGTGGAGGCGACGCCGGACTTCGAGGGGATCCATCACTACCTCAGTTTCGGCTACGTCCCCCACCCGGCGACCGCCTTCCGGGGAATCCGTGCGCTCCCGCCGGCCCACGTGGCTACGATCCGGGACGGGAGGCTTACCGTCGAGCGCTACTGGCGCCTGCAATATGGGGTGAAGCACCCGGGATCGGAGCGGGATCTGGCGCAGGAGCTGGTCCACCACCTGGAGGATGCGGTCAAGGTCCGGATGATCAGCGATGTCCCCCTGGGAGCCTTCCTCAGCGGGGGGATCGACTCCAGCGCGGTCGTGGCCATGATGAGCCGCCACGCGGCCGAGCCCGTGCGGACCTTCTCCATCGGATTCGATACCGCGGAGTACGACGAGCGACACTACGCGCGGCTGGTGGCAGAGCGGTTCGGGACGCGCCACGAGGAGTTCGTGGTCCGACCGGACGCCGCGGGGATCCTGCCCATGCTGGTCTGGCATTACGACCAGCCGTTTGCAGATTCTTCTGCCATCCCCACCTACTATGTCGCGCAGATCACCCGGCAGCATGTCACGGTCGCGCTCAATGGGGACGGGGGGGACGAGGGGTTTGGTGGCTACGAGCGGTATGTCGCCCAACAGCTGGCCGGCCGCCTGGACTGGCTGCCAGGAACAGCGCGGCGGGGACTTCAGGCTGCCGTGGGACTCGTCCCGCGCGGGGGGCGGCGGGGGAGCCTGCGTGCGCGGGGGCGGCGATTTCTGGAGGGGCTGCTCCAGCCGCCGGATCGGCGGTACAGCCGGTGGGTGTTCCACTTCACCGCGGACCGGAAGGCGGAGCTCTACCATCCGGACTTCGCGGCAGCCGTACCGCCGATGGAGTCAGAAGAACTGCTGATCCGCGCCTTCCGGACGTCGGATGGCGCAGATCTGCTGGACGCCGTCATGGACGTAGACACCCGGACGTACCTCCCCGACGATCTCCTGGTGAAGGTGGACGTGGCCAGCATGATGAACGGGCTCGAGGCGCGGTCGCCGTTTCTGGACCATGCCCTTTTGGAATTCGCAGCACGCATCCCGTCCCATCTGAAGCTGCGCGGAAGGGAGAAAAAGGTCCTCCTGCGGACGGCGCTACGGGGCATCTTGCCGGACGCGATCCTGGAGCGGCCGAAGATGGGTTTCGGAGTCCCCATCGACCGGTGGCTCCGAGAGGACCTCCGGTCACTGGCGTACGACACGCTCCTGGGTCGCCGGGCCACCGATCGGGTCTATTTCCGGCCCGAGGTGGTCCGGTCCTACCTGGATGAGCACGTGGCCGGGCGGGCATCCTGGCACTACTTGCTCTGGAACCTCCTGATGCTGGAACTGTGGCACCGCACGTTCATTGACGGCGACGGCCGACTGGCCCAGGAGCGCCGTGATGGCGCCGCAGCCGTGAAGGGGTAA
- a CDS encoding glycosyltransferase, with protein MMPGSGPVPVTYLITELNIGGAERALERLVLRLDRRRFTPEVWCLFGAGPVFARLRRAGVPTQCLGMRHRMDPTVPLRLAWALRRSQPRIVHSFLFHANLLGRLLGRLLGVPHVVSSERTMELEGPLRRWLNRGTGAMAHRIVVVSEAVGRYAAEVIGLDPSRIRVIPNGVEIGPVPDSAARAAARKLLGLPPRATVIGTVLARMDREKGLDLLIAAAARLPALRSGSAILVVIGGGPGEEAAQARVADLGLDGAVRFTGPREEATTLLPSFDIFVLPSRTEGLSNALLEAMACGLPAVATAVGGTPEAVLHGETGLLVPREDPRALAAALQVLLDDPPRASAMGAAGRRRVEDRFRVERMVEATQELYAELLAGEERK; from the coding sequence ATGATGCCGGGCAGCGGGCCGGTGCCCGTGACCTATCTGATCACCGAACTGAATATCGGTGGAGCCGAGCGCGCCCTGGAGCGTCTGGTCCTCCGGCTCGACCGGAGGCGCTTTACCCCGGAGGTCTGGTGTCTCTTCGGGGCCGGGCCGGTCTTCGCGCGCCTGCGGCGCGCGGGTGTGCCGACTCAGTGCCTGGGGATGCGCCACAGGATGGACCCGACAGTCCCCCTCCGACTCGCATGGGCCCTGCGGCGCAGCCAGCCTCGAATCGTGCACTCGTTTCTGTTCCACGCCAACCTCCTCGGACGCCTCCTCGGTCGCCTGCTCGGGGTGCCGCACGTGGTATCGTCGGAGCGGACCATGGAGCTCGAGGGTCCCCTCCGGCGCTGGCTCAACCGGGGGACCGGGGCCATGGCCCACCGCATCGTGGTCGTGAGCGAAGCCGTGGGCCGCTACGCCGCTGAGGTCATCGGGCTGGACCCGAGTCGGATCAGGGTGATCCCGAACGGGGTGGAGATCGGGCCGGTGCCGGACAGCGCAGCCCGCGCAGCGGCTCGCAAACTCCTTGGTCTCCCGCCCCGGGCCACGGTGATCGGAACGGTCCTGGCGCGGATGGATCGGGAGAAGGGGCTGGACCTGCTCATCGCCGCCGCCGCCCGGCTGCCGGCCCTCCGATCGGGCAGCGCTATCCTCGTGGTAATCGGCGGGGGACCGGGAGAGGAGGCAGCGCAGGCCCGGGTGGCCGACCTGGGGCTTGACGGGGCGGTCCGCTTCACGGGGCCCCGGGAGGAGGCAACCACCCTGCTGCCGTCCTTCGATATCTTCGTCCTCCCCTCCCGGACGGAGGGGCTCTCCAACGCCCTTCTGGAGGCGATGGCCTGCGGCCTCCCCGCAGTGGCGACCGCCGTGGGGGGGACCCCTGAGGCGGTCCTCCACGGGGAGACCGGGCTCCTGGTGCCGCGGGAGGACCCCCGCGCGCTTGCCGCCGCCCTCCAGGTCCTGCTGGACGATCCCCCTCGCGCCTCCGCCATGGGCGCCGCCGGCCGGCGTCGGGTGGAGGACCGGTTTCGCGTCGAGCGGATGGTCGAGGCCACCCAGGAGCTGTACGCCGAGCTCCTTGCCGGGGAAGAACGGAAATGA